In bacterium, a single window of DNA contains:
- the murG gene encoding undecaprenyldiphospho-muramoylpentapeptide beta-N-acetylglucosaminyltransferase — protein sequence MVDSEPLRLVFAGGGTGGHLYPALALAEAFARQRPQVQTLFIGTAQGLESRVLPKLGHRLEVVPVRGLLRKLTLSNLMVPVYLLQSVRQCRKLFREFQPQLVIGTGGYVSGPALLAAWLMGRKFVIQEQNNYPGLVNRLLGGRAHAVFLSFAESRKYFPRQERVHVVGNPVRSQLPERTPALRAAAARAWQLDANLTTLLVFGGSQGARRLNEVITALLPQLAGINGLQLLWATGPAHFEQLAPLAAGAPRLRLVPYIEDMGLAYALADFVLCRAGASTIFELAACGLPAVLIPFPFATADHQTFNARAMAQAGAAVMILEKDLQVESLLQTLHTLAADAGRRAEMAAAAKRMARPRAAQDIVELCLQLLKK from the coding sequence ATGGTTGACTCTGAACCTTTGCGCCTGGTCTTTGCCGGCGGCGGCACCGGCGGCCATCTTTATCCCGCGCTCGCGCTGGCCGAGGCTTTTGCCCGGCAGCGGCCGCAGGTGCAAACACTCTTCATCGGCACGGCGCAGGGCCTCGAAAGCCGCGTGTTGCCGAAGCTCGGCCATCGGTTGGAAGTGGTGCCGGTGCGCGGCCTGCTGCGCAAGTTGACGTTGAGCAATCTCATGGTGCCGGTCTATCTGCTGCAAAGCGTGCGGCAATGCCGCAAGTTGTTCCGGGAATTTCAGCCGCAGCTCGTCATCGGCACCGGCGGCTACGTCAGCGGGCCGGCCCTGCTGGCCGCCTGGCTGATGGGAAGGAAATTCGTGATTCAAGAGCAGAACAACTATCCCGGCCTGGTCAACCGTCTGCTCGGCGGGCGCGCGCATGCGGTCTTTCTCAGCTTTGCAGAGAGCCGCAAATATTTCCCGCGCCAGGAGCGCGTGCACGTGGTCGGCAATCCGGTGCGCAGCCAGCTTCCCGAGCGCACGCCGGCGTTGCGTGCGGCGGCCGCCCGCGCCTGGCAGCTCGATGCGAATTTGACCACCCTGCTGGTGTTTGGCGGCAGCCAGGGCGCCCGCCGCCTCAACGAAGTGATCACCGCGCTGCTGCCGCAACTGGCCGGAATCAACGGGCTGCAACTGCTGTGGGCAACCGGCCCCGCTCACTTCGAGCAACTTGCGCCGCTTGCCGCCGGCGCGCCGCGCCTGCGCCTCGTGCCTTACATCGAAGACATGGGCCTGGCCTATGCTCTGGCGGATTTCGTGCTCTGCCGCGCCGGCGCCTCGACGATATTCGAACTGGCCGCTTGCGGCCTGCCCGCGGTGCTGATTCCGTTCCCATTCGCGACCGCGGATCATCAGACCTTCAATGCGCGCGCGATGGCGCAGGCCGGCGCGGCGGTGATGATTTTGGAAAAAGATCTGCAGGTGGAAAGCTTGTTGCAAACGCTGCACACGCTGGCCGCCGATGCCGGCCGGCGCGCGGAGATGGCCGCCGCCGCGAAGCGCATGGCCCGGCCCCGCGCGGCGCAGGACATCGTCGAGCTTTGCCTGCAATTGTTGAAAAAATGA